ACACCCAAGTCCTAGGTTTGTAAAATGTGGTTTTTGGAAGAACAATGCATTTAGTTTGTATAGGTGTTGGTAGTTTTTCCTTGTGCGTAGATTAATGTGGCTTGTGCAATCAAATTACTGGATATCATGCCCTCAAATGGTCAGTGTTGGATTTAAATCTACAAATATAGACCTAGATGAGCCTATGTTCTTTGTATGCACACTACAAGAATGAATTTGAAGATACCTTAATCTCTCTTAAGATGCAAATTGTGACATTGGATGTGTACCTCACTCAAAACCAAAGACCCAAATTAATATTTTAGTTCAACCAAGTAGGAAGTGCAAGCTTTCCATGTCATATTATTCTCCTAGTTGAGACCAATATAGAATTTGCTCCTATTCTCTATTTACAAAATACTAACCTAAAAAGCATTAATTACAGAATATGGCACAGGTGCTGGCGTTTCAACATATGGTGATGTCTATAGTTATGGTATTCTCTTGTTAGAGACGTTTACAAAGAAGCAACCTACTGATGAAATGTTCAAGGATAACTTTAATATTCACTATTGGGTTCAGATGGCTTTGCGTGATGGAGTGATGGCTGTTGTTGATCCCTCACTTCTTgctatggaagaagaaaaagaaacaacgACTATAGCCAACAACATTAGAAGTAAAAGATGCATGAAGGATAGAGTGCAAGAAAGCCTTGATTTAGTTATTAGAATAGGAGTTACCTGCTCAGCTGGCTCACCATGGGATCGAATGGCCATGAATGTTGTGGTCAAAGAGTTACAGATAATTAAGGACATTTATCTTGAAGGTGGCCCACAACAAAAGAAAGATGAACCATGATATGGGTTATAAAAGTCAGTAAGCCAACATTCCCTTCAAAATTAAGTTTGATGTACTTGTTGATGAGGAAAAAATTGTTTGCTTTTGCATGAACTAGGTACGCttttaattttaaatagttCTATTTTTGTgagttttctatttttatctttaaattgATCAAAGAGTTAGGGTTGCATTAAGCATATTCTAATTGATGATATGCTTTGTCCTATAttctaattatatatatatatatatatatacacacataccTGAAAAGATTCGTACTATCGAATCATCACCTTGCGGGGGTGTATCAATCGTATCATATCTATCTCATATCAGGAAGACACAGAATATGATGACTCATCCTATGACTCACTTTCCTTTTATCACAATGATTCTATCCTGTCTCATACATGTCTTATCCTATGACTGGCCTTTTCTTTCTCACAACGATTCTATCCTCGCTCATATAGATGGTTTCCTTATTCTTCACAATTGTAATTGGTAAGACAATAttacatatgtatatatgtaacTCAATGGTTCTTGTCAACAGTAGATGAAAcacaagggggaaaaaaaaacccaccaatGCATGATACTGCCATTCTTTGATACAtatctttatttttcatgttgGCCAACCTGGAGATTAAACTAAATTATTGCAAAAGCCACGATTAGGAGTGATATTGAATGGGCTACTTTAGGTTGAGCAAGATTTTGGGCTATGAATGCTCGATCTTATTATGTTGTTGGCTGACCTctcttgctgatggcaatatCAAAGGTGGGTGAAGTTAGTCTTTCCATGTTAGAGTATCCAACTTAATTTTTCAGTcttgtaaattttttcttttttctcttattttcaatGCAAATGttcttttagcgaaaaaaagggtaaatcaaaggtttaattaaattaacatgtttttctttcttctgattttttttttttttggcgtgCAAGATTGTAGCCTTCCAAGCTTCTTCCATCTTTCACCTTTTCAAGTAGCTTATATCTGATATATGTTTGATTGCCGAAAATAAATCTCATTTCTTTAACCTTTTACATTTTTTATGGCATGGTCGAATTCTATCTTTAATCTCATATCTGACTGATATGAATGATTTACCATAACATAATATGAATGATTAACCATCAATATGTTATTGTACGGACAATAGTCCTCCAAATTTGCAGTCCAAAAGCCTAAGGTATGCACTCTTGGTAGTTTGTACATTGTTTTCTCAAGTGATAAATCCAAACTAATGAACTCTACTGCTAAGGGCGTAAGTATGGCCCTGTCCAAGATCCACTTGTGGTAGGGTTTAGGCTATAGGCTACTCGATGGgctggatcaaaatcctctgtttttctcatccatgtttttccttgttttgctacctgcagaacgtgacgcgtggacaacaaggagactaacggtcaagattgggtgatgattattacatccggtgcgttggtcttaaaattgtccacatgtcgcgttctgcaggtagcaaaacaaggaaaaacatggatgagaaaaatagaggattattttcccgaTGGGCCTCCCTGACTGTGACTGGAACCAATCACTGGGCCATACCTTAGTTGTGATCGATGGTTCTAATCACTTCATGTCTCTTCAAACTGAGGTTGAGGGTGACCTCAATCCACTTTTCTAAATTCTTGCTTTAGATTGtcacttttttggctaaaaggtcatttgtattaaataaaagaaatgaaaaaaaaaagttcctaaAAAAGCAAACTAGGTACATCAACACAAAATAGATAATTCCCTCCACTTTCAGCGAGGCCATcaatgaggaaaaaaataaaaaatcctaacaaaAAAAGCAATACCTTGAGAACCTAAATCTTGGGGACATATGCATCTCTAATCTAGAACAGAACGCAAAGCAATTCACTTTCACAACGAAGCAATACGGTCAGATTTCCGACCAGTGAGTGCCCCAATATCCTTTCCCTTGTCTTTTCTTAGCTTCACTATCTCGAAATCATCATGCTATTCCCTAAGTCTTGATGCATCAGCGATAATAGCAATCTCAGGGTATTTCAAAATTATAGCTTCTCCACGGACAGTACTCGGTGTAATAGAATCGATCAAGTCCTTTCTCCCCACAACATTCAAATGACCTTCCCTGAAATTTGGGCTCCTATCACGAACACCTCAGACATCACCTCTCCCATGCATAGCAAAGTTTCCACCAAGAAAATGGAAGCTTATCTTCCCACGTCTAGACTAGTTTTGCCCCTTTAAACGGGCATAAATTTCTACAAGGATCACTTGCCTTTCTGGACTAGCAGTAAGAGTTCTATCTTTCCCTGTATCCTCACTTGCTCCCaaatcctcctcactagacatCCTTTCATAACTAGAGTCTGAGGCAGACTATCCAGATCCATCTTTATGAGCCATGACTGCCCGATTAAGCCTGGTCACACCTGGACCATTCTCCCTATCAGTCGACTCACCTGGCTGAACAAGATTCTCAGAACCCTACCCACATCCCTCTTTGTGATCCTAGATAGAAGATTTTCGTGCACAAGTAACTCTCCCTCAATCAATCCCAGTCGATCCTCACCTTGAATGGAAAGAGGCTCATGTCTCTCTTGAGAATGATAAGGAACTATCATGCTCCTATCCACACCTTGATTTACTCCATTCGAAAATGAAGGGTTATTGCTATTCGATGGAGTTCCCATAATAACCATTTTCTTCACCTCAGCTAATTCTGATCCCACCAAGTCTTCTATATTCTTATGCACTAATTTCTCCCCCACTACTCGAATCAAGTGGGGGAGATTGCCAACTCATTGATCCTAACTTTACATTGTCGCTCTTTTAACAATAGCCTTCTGAAAACTTGAGCTGTGACCCTCTGATATGCATGTATTTATGTAGTTTCACATAAAAAAACGTATTTATTAGTATGAGTTCTTGACATGTTTTACGCCcccaccaccccaaaaaaaaaaaaaaaaattcttccctCCTCCTCCTATCATTACTCCCgccctcccccctccctctcaGGGTTGTAGGATTCATTTAGAAACTCCAGGGTTAANNNNNNNNNNNNNNNNNNNNCATACTGCCACTGGGCAGGTTGTATGAACAAAAACCCCTTCTGTTACTTTACTTTGACAGCCAATCTACATGATTTGAAGGAAAGTGTGAAATGAATTCTCCCAAGGATCATATAGTCCCTAGGGTTGACACCACCTGTGTATTGGAAGATAAAATCTAATTGGTTTTATGAATGGAAAGTGTAAAATGATTTCTCCCAAAGGATCACATGGTCCCTAGGGTCGACACACCAGATGGGTTTTGGGGATTTTAAGATAGAATCTTAGAATCATCCAATAGCATATAACTAAAGAGCATACTCAACGGTAGCTGAAATGCTATGCGGCCACCTTGAAAGCAGTCTCCACCAGACAAGTGCCTTATTTAGACTCTAGAATAACCAAAAAGAAATCCATTGGGCGTGTTTGATTCGTTGATTCTACACTGAGATCTCCTCAATAGACGATCTCAAAATCGATTCACAAGATTCCAGCCACAGTATAATAGCCCGTAAATCTTGAATGGACCATTTTTATTGGGCTGTAACTCCCACCACTGCTACTCTTCAAGTGTGCTGGTTTCGTCGTTCACCTTGTGGAAATTGATTGAAGgtgaaaacacacacacactctctctctctctctctctctctctctctctctctctctctcattaaatTTAAATGACCTTGTTGCATTATCATGTACAAAAGTATTTCGTTACGTCTATCTGGTGCACTCTGCTATATCGCTTGCTTAGAGaacctaaggatgtgaatttgaaaccgaatcTAGCAGTTTGTATTGAAATCGCAAAATCgttttagtaaatggtttggttctggtttcaagtttaagatcgattagctaaacgggtggTTTGATTTTAACCATTTAACCCGTCGATTTCAATCGAATTGACACtgtgaaaatcaaaccatttacaaCCTCAAAATCTACTCTTTTAACACTGCCAGCACATGCTCTAACCCTAGATCTCCTCCACGGAAGAAATCTACCAATACTGATCGCAATTCCAGGTCTCTTTTGGGCCATGTGATGTTTTCCCAAGTAGGTGAATATGGCCTCCAGACTTGCATTGAGATTAATCCTAAGGCTATTGAGACAATTGATCTGGACCATTGCCCTAACCCTCCCCCTTGTTCGGTTAGGGCCTCGGATTGGGCCATATCACCTAATTTACCACTTGTTGAGGCTTCATCCCTCTTTGGTAATATTTCTATGGTCCTCCAATATGACAACCCCATTGTCAGCTCCATTTTCATGATGGATTCCACTCCAATCATGAGCCTTACCAATATTCATCATCTCTAATCTTGAATGGGATGCCCAACATAGGCCTCGAATTgaattatgtaaattttcttctttgagttttggttttatgttttgttgatggccatgccaaaggtggatcaGGATCCCAAAGAGTATTTTTGTAAATTctcattttattgatttaatatTTACTTTTTctgacctttagcaaaaaaaataaaaataaaaaataaaaaataaaaaataaaaaataaaaaataaaaaataaaaaataaaaaataaaaaataaaaaataaaaaataaataacaaaaataataataaaaaaaaattaaaaaccatgAGCCTGACCCAAGAGACTGGGCAATTGTATGTGTCGATTTTCATTTAGCTAATAAGCCTATGGGTATTGTGGTTCCACATAAACTTGTTGAAGAGATGAAATATAACCATGGTATATCATTTTTAATAGATGTTGAATCGATCatgagaagaagaattagataaaaaaaattggatataTTATGGGATGAAACTTCCATGGAAGAAAACTAGCAATTCCCCTTGTAATCCTCCAAAACCTAAATAACTCAATTTGTTTCTCATGAACTATTTGTGTCAAATGGTTGGTTCTATTTGGATTTTGAAATAAGGCGTTTAGATCAAAAAATGATTCATAAGTGGTTGTTAGTGGGGTTGAAGTTACCATATTTGAGGAGTCGGTATTAATTTCTACCGAATTGCTCCACATATGGTTCTTCAAACCACATTTTCTATTTCCCATATAATTGGTTCTTTTTCCTGAAATTTAATTTTAGCAACCCCTATTTTGGAAGCAACATGTTGTTTGATTAGACCacaaattacaaattattttttgCTTTAGGGCATGTATATTCCCCCTTCTTTTGGTTGAGTTAATGTATTGGAGGGCCCCAACAACGGAACGATAATGGGTAGGTTCATTAGAGGGTATGAGCTAGCAGTGGTTCTGATACCATGATAATTTCTGTTCTCCTCTTATTCATTCATTATTAAAGAGTATATAAAGACCAAAATTCTTTTGAAGGACACTATGGATTACATTAAAACTCTTTCAAAGATAGAACTCTAAATAAGGAATACACGTTCACTAGTATTCTATCCAATATGGAAGTCCATATTGCATGTGATATGAAAATCGGTATTGTTATCAAATATGACCTGAAGATACACTCTGAACAGATCTCAACTGGAGAAGTGGAGATTGCATAGTGTtggttttaaaacaaaattttaaagcaaatgaagattcaaaataacttcaaaaatagttttaattaaaaaagagAGTTTCAGAATTCTTTACcttgtcatttatttatttattcagttTGGGAAACTCTCTAAGTCTCTCTTATATGGCCTATTAATATCTTCAGTTGCTAAAAGATATTTCGTAGCCTTCTCTTCTAAAGCTCCAAAATACAATTccgtttatttaattttaagagatctttaatttctgtttttattttttatttatttttattccccTAAAGGccaacaaataaaatattattaaaaagaatgaatgaatacaaagaagaaaccaaaacacCCAGTTTCTTAATCCACCTTTAGCATTGCCACCAATTGATCGGAAAACCAAGGATAAGCAATAGCAGACTCTCCACTTTCTAATTtctaatccaccttcggcattgccttCAACAGAAAAAATAATCCAAAAGAGCTACTACACTTTATAAAGACTAAAATCTAGGATTTTCAAATGCATCCCAATCAATATCTTCTAGTGAGAATCAAGAAGGAAATCCAATACTGAGGAAAATCAGGTCATAGTTGCATGCTTAGCCAACCCATCTGCCTCCATGTTTACTTCACAATAACAATGCTTGATGCTTCAAGTAATAATGTCCAATAATCTCTTTGAGAAGAGCCATTTTTTGTGTGGCAACTCCATGGAATAAAATTTATTCTTATGCACCACACTATTGCTTAGGAGTCAGACTCCACTTCTATCCAAAATAGACCAATATTCATTACAGTCTAGATTGCCTAAAAGAAGACAACGAATTCAGCCCAATAATTAGAAGCTATACCTTCAAAACTTAAGAAACACCCCAAGGAAGCCCCATTTGGTTGCAAAAAATTCTTCCAGCTCTAGAATATCTCGGGTTCCCTAACGGGCACCCATCTATATTGATCTTGTAACAGCCATTAGGATGATGCTTTCAATAGAGTTCTCTAATTTCCCGCTGGCAGGGAGAAGCTCTCACAAGATGCATGCAAACAACTGTAGATCTCCAAGCCAAGACGTCTTCTCTAGTGCGTTTTACAGGCGTTGCTGGAAAATCGTCGAAAGGGAAGTGTGTAATGTAGTGAGATTATTTTTCAGTTCGAGTTGTATGCCTAGAGGAGTTAATAATAACTTTATGGTTCTGATCCCCAAGGTGGATGGTGCCAATACTTTGGACAAATTTCGTCTTTTGTGCATGGGCAACTTCTTCTGCAAAATCATCTCGAAGGTGATGGCAATGAGCTTCAAGCCCCTTCTTCCCAGGATTATTTTTGAAGAACAAGGTGCCTTTCGAAAGGGAAGCTGATTCATGGCAATATCAGTGTAGCGTCAGAGCTGGCTAGTCTAATGTTCTCTTCCACTAGAGGAGGCGGGCTTGACTTAAAAATAGACATTAGGAAAGCCTATGATACTATATCTTGGCCTTTCCTTTTCATGTGCTGCGACGAAATGGTTTCTCAGAGAAGTGGATTACCTGGCTTCACCAGATTTTGATATCGACTAAGATATCAATCCTTCTCAATGAAGTTCCACAGGGTTTCTTTAGCATGGACTGTGGGATGAGACAGGAGACCTCATATCCCCGATTTTTTTCATTATAGCGGAAGAAGTCCTAACCAGAGGCTTGTCGAGGCTGCTCCAGACCAACAAACTGAAGAGGATTGAAGGTCCTAGAGGTGTCCCTACCTCTGGCCATATTCTCTTTGCTAATGACATttttatcttctccaatgcttcctCAAGATATGTTCGTaatttaaaagaattttttttaaagtatcaAGAGTTCTTTAGCCAACCTATTAATTTGAGAAAAGCAATCTTTTCCTTGGAAAAATTGCTTCGAGTCGCAAGCGGTCCATCTCTACAACCTTTCCCAATTTGTAATTTCCTTACTCATTATCTTGGGGTGGAgattttcaagggaagagtgaagaaggaaGCTCTATTACCTGTTATGGATAGAGTGAAGGGTCAGTTAGTaggatggaaagggaaactcCTATCGATGGCAGGGAGAGTGAAGATGGTTCGCTCTGTGATTTCAGGTATTCCTAACCACAACTTTACagtgtattggtggccttcctctctccttgtcataatggagagatggatgaggaaCTTTATTTGGACAGGGGAGGTGGATACTTCGAGATCTATCACAGTGAAGTGGGATGCCTTATGTAAGCTTTAAGAGGAAGGGGGATTGGGGATCAGGAGACTTAGAGATATAAACAAGGCTATGCTTGGTAAGCTGGTCTGGAGAATTAAGCATGAAAAGTCTGCTACCTGTTCTTTCCTCAGAGCCCGATTTGTCAAGAATGAAGGGCTCTTCAATAAGGGATGCCGACCTTCCTTGATTGCCATGGCCTTCAGAAGGATGTGGGATTTTGTGGAGAAGAACTAGAGTTGGATTATTGGTAACGAAAATTTGGCaaatttttggaaggacaaGTGTTGGGGACCAAAATCTGTTCTAGAAGAAATTCAATTTAATGACTTCTCTTCCTTAGTACTTCTTCTAAGATTGGTGACTTTATCAGAGATGGAGAATGGGCTCTCCCAGATGTGTGGTTACTGGGGTCATGTGCTCTAACGCTGCTGCTTTCTTTCCCGGTAGGTTGGGCGGATAGTCGTAATATTGAGCCAAGCAGGGAGTGGTGAGACCAC
The nucleotide sequence above comes from Macadamia integrifolia cultivar HAES 741 unplaced genomic scaffold, SCU_Mint_v3 scaffold1188, whole genome shotgun sequence. Encoded proteins:
- the LOC122063075 gene encoding probable LRR receptor-like serine/threonine-protein kinase At3g47570, coding for MALLIEDHNCMISYAQLFKATDGFSSVSLIGVGSFGYVYKGVLNNGEKIVAVKVLNIEQTGASKSFVAECEALRSIRHRNLVKILTCCSSVDFEGNDFKALVYEFMPGGNLDSWLHPHGNSIQDEKEYGTGAGVSTYGDVYSYGILLLETFTKKQPTDEMFKDNFNIHYWVQMALRDGVMAVVDPSLLAMEEEKETTTIANNIRSKRCMKDRVQESLDLVIRIGVTCSAGSPWDRMAMNVVVKELQIIKDIYLEGGPQQKKDEP